One genomic region from Microtus ochrogaster isolate Prairie Vole_2 unplaced genomic scaffold, MicOch1.0 UNK96, whole genome shotgun sequence encodes:
- the LOC101986161 gene encoding cytochrome P450 2A5-like, with protein MLASGLLLVTVLAFLIILVFMSVWKQRKFSGKLPPGPTPLPFIGNYFQLNTEQMYNSLMKISECYGPVFTIHLGPRRIVVLCGQEAVKEALADQAEEFSGRGEQATFDWLFKGYGLVFSTGDRAKQLRRFSIATLRDFGLGKRGIEERIQEEAVFLLEAFRKTNGAFIDPTFYLSRTVSNIISSIVFGDRFDYEDKELLSLLKMMTGSFQFTATSSGQLFEMFSSVMKHLPGPQQQAFKEMQGLEDFITKKVKQNQSTLDPSSPRDFIDSFLIRMQEEKKNPNTEFSMKNLVRTTLNLFFGGTETVSTTLRYGFLLLMKYPDIQAKVREEIDRVIGKNRQPKYEDHLKMPYTEAVIHEIQRFGDVVPMGLARRVTKDTKFRDFIIPKGTEVFPMLGSVLKDPKFFSNPKDFNPNHFLDDKGQFKKSDAFVPFSLGKRNCLGEGLARMELFLFLTNILQNFHFRSPQAPQDIDVSPRLLGFATIPPNYTMSFLSR; from the exons ATGCTGGCCTCTGGACTGCTCCTGGTGACTGTGCTGGCCTTCCTCATCATTCTGGTCTTCATGTCTGTCTGGAAGCAGAGGAAATTTTCAGGGAAGCTGCCTCCAGGACCCACCCCACTGCCCTTCATCGGGAACTACTTTCAGCTGAACACAGAGCAGATGTACAACTCCCTCATGAAG ATCAGCGAATGCTACGGTCCCGTGTTCACCATCCACCTGGGGCCTCGCCGAATTGTGGTACTATGTGGACAGGAAGCAGTCAAGGAGGCTCTGGCAGATCAAGCTGAGGAATTCAGTGGGCGTGGCGAGCAGGCCACCTTTGACTGGCTCTTCAAAGGCTATG GCTTGGTCTTCAGCACCGGGGATCGCGCCAAGCAGCTGAGGCGCTTCTCCATTGCCACACTGAGGGACTTCGGTTTGGGCAAGCGTGGCATAGAGGAGCGCATCCAAGAGGAAGCGGTATTTCTCCTGGAGGCATTCCGGAAGACAAATG GTGCTTTCATTGACCCTACATTCTACCTGAGCAGAACAGTGTCCAATATCATTAGCTCCATCGTTTTCGGAGACCGCTTTGACTATGAGGATAAAGAGCTCTTGTCACTGCTGAAGATGATGACGGGAAGCTTCCAGTTCACAGCTACATCCTCTGGGCAG CTCTTCGAGATGTTCTCTTCAGTGATGAAGCACCTGCCGGGGCCACAGCAACAGGCCTTTAAGGAAATGCAGGGTTTGGAAGACTTTATAACTAAGAAGGTGAAACAGAACCAGAGTACCCTGGACCCCAGTTCTCCAAGGGACTTCATTGATTCCTTTCTCATCCGTATGCAGGAG GAGAAGAAGAACCCCAATACAGAGTTCTCCATGAAGAATTTAGTGCGGACAACACTGAACCTCTTCTTCGGTGGTACAGAGACTGTCAGCACCACCCTTCGCTATGGCTTTCTGTTGCTCATGAAGTACCCAGATATACAGG CCAAAGTCCGAGAAGAGATTGACAGAGTGATTGGCAAGAACCGACAGCCCAAATATGAGGACCACTTGAAGATGCCTTACACAGAGGCCGTCATCCATGAGATCCAGAGATTTGGAGACGTAGTTCCCATGGGCCTGGCTCGCAGGGTCACCAAGGACACCAAGTTTCGTGACTTCATCATCCCCAAG GGCACTGAAGTGTTTCCTATGTTGGGCTCTGTGCTGAAGGACCCCAAGTTCTTCTCCAACCCCAAAGACTTCAACCCAAATCACTTCCTGGATGACAAGGGACAGTTTAAAAAGAGTGATGCATTTGTACCCTTTTCTTTAG GAAAACGGAACTGCTTAGGAGAAGGACTGGCTAGAATggagctctttctcttcctcacaaACATCCTGCAAAATTTCCACTtcaggtctccacaggcaccccAGGATATTGATGTGTCCCCTAGACTCCTGGGTTTTGCCACTATCCCACCAAACTACACCATGAGTTTCTTGTCCCGTTGA